Genomic DNA from Paracoccus sp. MBLB3053:
GCCCGGACTACCAGGAACTGGTCGAAGCCGGGGTCTCGGGCGGGATCGCGGCGGGTCCACTGGCGCCGCCGCTGGTGATCCTCAAGGCCGATGACCTGGAAGCCGCGCTGGCGCAGGTCAGCGAGGCGGGGGCCGAGATCACCAAGGCGATCTTCAGCTTCCCGGGCGGGCGGCGCTTCCAGTTCCGCGAGCCGGGCGGGACCGAGATGGCGGTCTGGTCCGAGACCTAGCCCTTGTTGCGGGGAGGGCGCGGGCGATAGGTGGGCAG
This window encodes:
- a CDS encoding VOC family protein; amino-acid sequence: MRIDYLEFTSPDISATKAFFGRAFGWGFNDYGPDYQELVEAGVSGGIAAGPLAPPLVILKADDLEAALAQVSEAGAEITKAIFSFPGGRRFQFREPGGTEMAVWSET